A window of Diabrotica virgifera virgifera chromosome 9, PGI_DIABVI_V3a contains these coding sequences:
- the LOC126892908 gene encoding uncharacterized protein LOC126892908 isoform X3 gives MKYCFVICCSLLFIVGLSSEREHQDKNPDFSKSLSAISKKKENHSKNPDSLQSLLGISKKKKKFPKEKVIEIANKHLQTDEGFKAAVNYLKSVEWRNLTETIRKKPEWVSLKDYIKKFGISIDTIVKHVDKYLQTVTVRNLDENTPRNLTSFLLEAGDVLPRGYFLKLLFKELIKIPIVPLIIQLKSPEIKLKFDVALDIPEVHTVLVELKKMGAPLDVIIGMIYFFLGWGEFTI, from the exons ATGAAGTATTGTTTCGTTATATGTTGCAGTCTATTGTTTATTGTTGGACTATCTTCGGAACGGGAACATCAAGACAAGAACCCAGACTTTTCAAAATCACTGTCTGCTATTTCAAAGAAAAAGGAAAATCATAGCAAAAACCCAGACTCTTTACAATCCCTGCTTGGTAtttcaaagaaaaagaaaaagtttCCCAAAGAAAAAGTTATTGAAATCGCTAATAAACATCTCCAGACGGACGAAGGATTCAAAGCCGCTGTTAATTACTTGAAAAGTGTAGAGTGGAGAAATCTTACAGAAACGATAAGGAAGAAACCAGAGTGGGTATCACTAAAAGACTATATAAAAAAATTCGGTATTTCAATCGATACCATAGTTAAGCACGTTGACAAGTATTTGCAGACTGTTACAGTAAGAAATTTAGACGAAAATACTCCGAGAAACTTAACTTCTTTCTTATTGGAAGCTGGTGATGTTCTTCCTCGTGGTTACTTTCTGAAGCTATTATTCAAAGAACTAATAAAGATTCCGATAGTCCCACTAATAATACAACTAAAGAGTCCTGAAATAAAGTTAAAATTTGATGTTGCCCTTGATATTCCAGAGGTTCATACAGTTCTTGTTGAATTGAAGAAAATGGGAGCTCCTTTGGACGTGATAATTGGGATGATTTACTTCTTCTTAG GTTGGGGAGAGTTTACAATATAA
- the LOC126892908 gene encoding uncharacterized protein LOC126892908 isoform X1, which yields MKYCFVICCSLLFIVGLSSEREHQDKNPDFSKSLSAISKKKENHSKNPDSLQSLLGISKKKKKFPKEKVIEIANKHLQTDEGFKAAVNYLKSVEWRNLTETIRKKPEWVSLKDYIKKFGISIDTIVKHVDKYLQTVTVRNLDENTPRNLTSFLLEAGDVLPRGYFLKLLFKELIKIPIVPLIIQLKSPEIKLKFDVALDIPEVRTVLVELKKMGAPLDVIIGLIYFFLGWGEFTI from the exons ATGAAGTATTGTTTCGTTATATGTTGCAGTCTATTGTTTATTGTTGGACTATCTTCGGAACGGGAACATCAAGACAAGAACCCAGACTTTTCAAAATCACTGTCTGCTATTTCAAAGAAAAAGGAAAATCATAGCAAAAACCCAGACTCTTTACAATCCCTGCTTGGTAtttcaaagaaaaagaaaaagtttCCCAAAGAAAAAGTTATTGAAATCGCTAATAAACATCTCCAGACGGACGAAGGATTCAAAGCCGCTGTTAATTACTTGAAAAGTGTAGAGTGGAGAAATCTTACAGAAACGATAAGGAAGAAACCAGAGTGGGTATCACTAAAAGACTATATAAAAAAATTCGGTATTTCAATCGATACCATAGTTAAGCACGTTGACAAGTATTTGCAGACTGTTACAGTAAGAAATTTAGACGAAAATACTCCGAGAAACTTAACTTCTTTCTTATTGGAAGCTGGTGATGTTCTTCCTCGTGGTTACTTTCTGAAGCTATTATTCAAAGAACTAATAAAGATTCCGATAGTCCCACTAATAATACAACTAAAGAGTCCTGAAATAAAGTTAAAATTTGATGTTGCCCTTGATATTCCAGAG GTTCGTACAGTTTTGGTTGAACTAAAGAAGATGGGAGCTCCTTTGGACGTGATAATTGGGTTGATTTACTTCTTCTTAGGTTGGGGAGAGTTTACAATATAA
- the LOC126892908 gene encoding uncharacterized protein LOC126892908 isoform X2 has product MKYCFVICCSLLFIVGLSSEREHQDKNPDFSKSLSAISKKKENHSKNPDSLQSLLGISKKKKKFPKEKVIEIANKHLQTDEGFKAAVNYLKSVEWRNLTETIRKKPEWVSLKDYIKKFGISIDTIVKHVDKYLQTVTVRNLDENTPRNLTSFLLEAGDVLPRGYFLKLLFKELIKIPIVPLIIQLKSPEIKLKFDVALDIPEVHTVLVELKKMGAPLDVIIGMIYFFLGWEQFGL; this is encoded by the coding sequence ATGAAGTATTGTTTCGTTATATGTTGCAGTCTATTGTTTATTGTTGGACTATCTTCGGAACGGGAACATCAAGACAAGAACCCAGACTTTTCAAAATCACTGTCTGCTATTTCAAAGAAAAAGGAAAATCATAGCAAAAACCCAGACTCTTTACAATCCCTGCTTGGTAtttcaaagaaaaagaaaaagtttCCCAAAGAAAAAGTTATTGAAATCGCTAATAAACATCTCCAGACGGACGAAGGATTCAAAGCCGCTGTTAATTACTTGAAAAGTGTAGAGTGGAGAAATCTTACAGAAACGATAAGGAAGAAACCAGAGTGGGTATCACTAAAAGACTATATAAAAAAATTCGGTATTTCAATCGATACCATAGTTAAGCACGTTGACAAGTATTTGCAGACTGTTACAGTAAGAAATTTAGACGAAAATACTCCGAGAAACTTAACTTCTTTCTTATTGGAAGCTGGTGATGTTCTTCCTCGTGGTTACTTTCTGAAGCTATTATTCAAAGAACTAATAAAGATTCCGATAGTCCCACTAATAATACAACTAAAGAGTCCTGAAATAAAGTTAAAATTTGATGTTGCCCTTGATATTCCAGAGGTTCATACAGTTCTTGTTGAATTGAAGAAAATGGGAGCTCCTTTGGACGTGATAATTGGGATGATTTACTTCTTCTTAGGTTGGGAACAGTTTGGACTATAA